The Candidatus Krumholzibacteriia bacterium genome includes the window GTGGTTACCGATCCGGACATGAGAACTCCCGAAGAAGTAGCCGAAACCTGTCAGGCAATTCGGGAGCTGACCCGGGCTAACGGTCGCGTGCGTCGAGGATCCGGTGCCGCTCGCGAAGATGTCAATGTGAGTGTCCGTGGAGGAACCCGGGTTGAGATCAAGGGAGTCAGCCGGATTCCCTGGATCCCGCCTCTGGTTCACTATGAAGCTTTCCGACAGAAGACTCTTCTGGAAATCCGGGATGAACTGCTTGAGCGAGGTCTCGACTCAGAGACCTGGAAGCCCCGGCATTGTGCCCTCGGGGACGCAATCAGCAACAGCGACTATCGGCCTGCCATGCGGGCGGTCGAGCGTGGCGAATTCCTGTCAGCAGTTCTCCTGCCCGGCTTCCGCGATGTGCTGATGCAGGAAATCCAGCCCGGCATCCGCTTCCTCCGCGAGATCCGCGACCGTGTTCGCGTGGTGGCCTGCCTGGATCGCCTTCCGAATCTGGTTTGCAGTGAACAGACCGAGGACGGCCCTTCTCCTTCGGACTGGAAGAAGATCCGCAAGGCACTGGGCGACGCTACCGGGGACGATCCGGTGATTCTTGTCTGGGGCGATGAAGAGGACCTGGAAACCGCGGTTCAGGAGATCGGGGATCGTTGCCGGGAGGCTCTTGTGGGCGTTCCTGCGGAAACCCGGCAGTCTTTTACCGATGGAACGACCCGTTTCGAACGGATCCTGCCGGGGCCGGACCGGATGTACCCCGACACGGACCTTCCTCCGATTCCCCTCAGCCGGGAGCGATGGAAAGCAGCGGAAGCACGCCTTCCCGAGCGTCCCTGGCTTACGAGGGACCGGCTAATGGAGTCTGGCCTTTCGGAAGATATGTCCCGGCAGTTGATCCGTTTTGGAAGGGCTGGCCTCTTCTTTCAGTACCATGAACAGGTCCGGGACCGGGTTCGCCTTGCCCGACTTCTCACTTCCCTTTGGCGTCGTGTCGAGAAGGACGGGACGAAGCTGTCCCCGGAGATGGATCTGAACTGGTATGTACCGTTCCAGGGGATTTATCCCGTAGAGGCCGATGAACTGGCTCTGCAAAGTTACGCTCTCGCGGGTCGCCCCCCAGAAAAACTGGAGATTGCAAGAGGCGACCTTCTCTATCGGCAGATCACCCAGCTCATGCCCGACATCGGGGAGCCCCGAAGTGAGGATCCTTCCTCCGTTCATCGCTACTATGTGGGCAGGATGAAACGCCACTTGAACCGCATGGTCAGTGGAAAAGAGCTGTCCGGCATGATGAAGGCCCTGATTGCTGCAGGAGAGGGGGGCGCATCGTGAGCCACAGTG containing:
- the gatE gene encoding Glu-tRNA(Gln) amidotransferase subunit GatE produces the protein MKRIPEFGSLKAHDYAELGLIAGLEVHQQLLTSKKLFCRCPAGLYTCDFDVEILRHMRPTLSELGEYDGTALMEFKTRKNILYRLHKESVCTYEMDDAPPFGMDEEALEITLEITLLLGLQPVDEIHVIRKQYLDGSIPTGFQRTAIFGVSGEIPVGNRKVGITQLSIEEDSCREVSDEGHWRTFRTDRLGMPLIEVVTDPDMRTPEEVAETCQAIRELTRANGRVRRGSGAAREDVNVSVRGGTRVEIKGVSRIPWIPPLVHYEAFRQKTLLEIRDELLERGLDSETWKPRHCALGDAISNSDYRPAMRAVERGEFLSAVLLPGFRDVLMQEIQPGIRFLREIRDRVRVVACLDRLPNLVCSEQTEDGPSPSDWKKIRKALGDATGDDPVILVWGDEEDLETAVQEIGDRCREALVGVPAETRQSFTDGTTRFERILPGPDRMYPDTDLPPIPLSRERWKAAEARLPERPWLTRDRLMESGLSEDMSRQLIRFGRAGLFFQYHEQVRDRVRLARLLTSLWRRVEKDGTKLSPEMDLNWYVPFQGIYPVEADELALQSYALAGRPPEKLEIARGDLLYRQITQLMPDIGEPRSEDPSSVHRYYVGRMKRHLNRMVSGKELSGMMKALIAAGEGGAS